CGACGGGCCCGACGTCGTCCTGGCCACCGTGTCGGGGGTGCTGGGCGAGCTGCTCGCCGACCAGGGCCCCGCGGCGGGTCCGCTGCTGGGCCTGGGCCTGGGGGTCCCCGGGCCGGTCGCCTTCCCCGGTGGCGTGGTCACCTCCCCGGCTCGGATGCCCGGGTGGAACGGTGCCGACGTCGCCGCGGTCGCCCGGCCGCACCTGCCCCCGGGCACGGTGGTGGTGGTGGACAACGACGCCAACCTGATGGCCCTGGGCGAGCACGCGACCGACCCGACGGCCGAGCACCTGGTGCTGGTCAAGGCCGGGTCGGGGATTGGCTGCGGGATCGTGGTGGACGGCGCCCTGCAGCGCGGGGCCCGCGGGTTCGCCGGGGACATCAGCCACGTGACCGTGCCCGACGCGGAGCCGGTGGCCTGCTCCTGCGGGCGGGTGGGCTGCCTGGACGCGGTGGCCAGCGGGGCCGCGCTGGCCCAGCGGCTGCGCGACGAGGGGGTCACCGTCGCCGGGGTCGACGACCTGCTCGACCTGGCCCGGGACGCCCACCCGCAGACCACCCGGCTGCTGCGCGAGGCCGGCGGCCGCACCGGCACCGTGCTGGCCACCATCGTCAACCTGGTCAACCCCGACCGCCTGGTGCTCGCCGGCTGGCTGAGCCAGGCCGAGGCCTTCGTCGCCGGCGTCCGCTCGGCGGTGTACGCGCAGAGCCCCCCGCTGGTCACCGACGGCCTGGAGGTGCGGGTCAGCCAGGCCGGCCCGCGCGCCGGCCTGCTGGGCGCGGCCCACTCCGCCCTGGACGCCGTCTTCGCCGACCTGCCCCGGCTCACCTCCCGCTGACCCCGGGGTGGCGCGCTGTCCCCGGGCCGACCCCAGGCAGCGGGACGGACGCCGAACGCGCAGGGTCGGGGGATGAGCGACTACTGGACCGGCCGCGAGACGACGCCGGTGACCCTGCCCGACGCCGACGACGGCCGGACCGCC
This sequence is a window from Geodermatophilaceae bacterium NBWT11. Protein-coding genes within it:
- a CDS encoding ROK family protein, yielding MPPASLARPGSPTSLVSLVRRGRASSRAELSRLTGASPTTVAGRVDELLGAGVLAEVAGPVTGSGRPPRRLALRPGLGVVGAVGLGEQHADCAVLDVTGGLLGERRVPVRVGDGPDVVLATVSGVLGELLADQGPAAGPLLGLGLGVPGPVAFPGGVVTSPARMPGWNGADVAAVARPHLPPGTVVVVDNDANLMALGEHATDPTAEHLVLVKAGSGIGCGIVVDGALQRGARGFAGDISHVTVPDAEPVACSCGRVGCLDAVASGAALAQRLRDEGVTVAGVDDLLDLARDAHPQTTRLLREAGGRTGTVLATIVNLVNPDRLVLAGWLSQAEAFVAGVRSAVYAQSPPLVTDGLEVRVSQAGPRAGLLGAAHSALDAVFADLPRLTSR